From Pseudomonas hormoni:
CGTGGCCATGACCAGTTGCACCAGGTATTCCTCCACGGCGTCGGCCATGTACAGACCGAGAATTTCCTTGCGGGCGGCGAAAATGGCCTGCTGGCTGACCCGGCGTTCCGGTTTGGTTTCGCCGTTCAGGGCTTCACCGCGGGCCTGCTGCAGGATGCGGCGTTCAACGGTCGCGTCCGGGAAACCGATTTTCACGTGCATGAGGAAGCGATCGAGCTGGGCTTCGGGCAACGGATAGGTGCCTTCCTGCTCGATCGGGTTTTGCGTGGCCATCACCAGGAACAGCGGCGACAGCTCGTAGGTGCTGCGCCCGACACTGACCTGACGCTCGCCCATGGCTTCGAGCAAGGCCGATTGCACTTTGGCCGGGGCACGGTTGATTTCGTCCGCCAACACAAGGTTGTGGAAGATCGGGCCTTGCTGGAACACGAAACTGCCGGTTTCCGGGCGATAGATTTCCGTGCCGGTGATGTCGGCAGGCAGCAGATCGGGGGTGAACTGGATGCGATGGAACTGGGCTTCGATGCCTTCGGCGAGTTCTTTGATGGCTTTGGTCTTGGCCAGGCCCGGTGCGCCCTCGACCAGCATGTGGCCATCGGCGAGCAAGGCGATGAGCAAGCGCTCGATGAGTTTTTCCTGGCCGAGAATCTGCGTTGAAAGAAAGGTTCGCAGCGCGAGCAGCGCTTCACGATGTTCCATCGATGACTGTTCCTGGAAAGGGTGACCGAAGACGTTCGAATAACGCCAGGGCTGGGGGCGTTACTTTAATGCATCGCGGGGGGCGGCGACTAACGGCATTTTGTGCAAATGTGCGCAAGGGCGGGTTATCGATGTTGTTTCGGAAGATGTGGCGATCTTACGGACGCCTTCGCGGGCAAGCCTTGCTCCTACAGTGCTGGGGTGGCCGCGATATTGCGTTCGGCGCAAAACCGCAGGAGCGAAGCTTGCTCGCGAAGGGGCCCGCTCAGACACCCTCAAAGCTCGCTAATATAAGTCCCGGTCCCCTTGAGAATGTTCTGCAACGTTTCTTCAACCTCCGCCAGATCACTCGCATCCGTGCTGTGGATGATCTCCAGCGAATCATCCCCATTCAACGCATCCGCATCCGCCGCCGCAATCTCGATCAGCAAACGGGTAGGGCTCAGCGTCACTTTCACGCCGTCCAGGGTCGAAGGCTCGCCATCAAGGGTGATCTCCAGTTCGTCCTCGTCGGGATAACGGCTCATCAGGAACATTTCACCCTGATCGCTGTGGCAGGCGAGCATGGCCATGTTGTCTTCTTCCTCGTCACACGGGTTGACGATCAACAGGGAGGTGGTCATTTGCATGGGAAAATCCTGGCTCGGCGAGCGTTGTGAACACAACAAAAGGCGATTCTGCCAGCCCTCGGGAATTTCTGCTCGGCTGACTGTCAGAGAATGTGTCGTGAACATTCGGGGCG
This genomic window contains:
- a CDS encoding AAA family ATPase, producing the protein MEHREALLALRTFLSTQILGQEKLIERLLIALLADGHMLVEGAPGLAKTKAIKELAEGIEAQFHRIQFTPDLLPADITGTEIYRPETGSFVFQQGPIFHNLVLADEINRAPAKVQSALLEAMGERQVSVGRSTYELSPLFLVMATQNPIEQEGTYPLPEAQLDRFLMHVKIGFPDATVERRILQQARGEALNGETKPERRVSQQAIFAARKEILGLYMADAVEEYLVQLVMATRTPAKFDPEMAEWIAYGASPRGSIALDRCARAHAWLAGRDFVSPEDIQAVLFDVLRHRIILSFEAEAAGIDQDRVVQRILDVVAVA